The Uruburuella testudinis genome window below encodes:
- the amgK gene encoding N-acetylmuramate/N-acetylglucosamine kinase AmgK, translated as MQRQTELKKWLESVFPGRPFELAFAAADADFRRYFRATFAETPVSEAGGRTVICMDAPPEKMSVAPYLKVQKLFDMLNVPQVLAVDEAQGFMVLNDLGNTTFLAAMQHDGREIAHKALLLEAIDELVVLQKAGRAGDLPEYDREVMLREINLFPDWFVAKELGKTLNFKQRQWWQQTVDTLLPPLLAQPQVYVHRDFIVRNLMLTPGRPGVLDFQDALYGPISYDLVSLLRDAFIEWEEEFVLDLVIRYWEKARAAGLPVSADFDEFYRWFEWMGVQRHLKVAGIFARLYHRDGKEKYRSEIPRFLNYLRRASRRYNDLAPLYALLVDLVGDDELETGFTF; from the coding sequence ATGCAACGACAAACCGAATTAAAAAAATGGCTGGAAAGTGTTTTTCCCGGCCGGCCGTTCGAGCTGGCTTTTGCCGCAGCCGATGCCGACTTCCGCCGCTACTTCCGCGCCACGTTCGCTGAAACGCCGGTGTCCGAAGCCGGCGGCCGCACCGTTATCTGCATGGATGCGCCGCCCGAAAAAATGAGCGTGGCGCCTTATCTGAAGGTGCAGAAGCTGTTTGACATGCTCAACGTGCCGCAAGTTCTCGCGGTGGATGAGGCGCAAGGCTTTATGGTGCTCAATGATTTGGGCAACACCACGTTTCTGGCGGCGATGCAGCACGACGGGCGCGAAATTGCCCACAAAGCGCTGCTGCTTGAGGCGATTGACGAATTGGTGGTGCTGCAAAAAGCCGGCCGCGCGGGCGACTTGCCCGAATATGACCGCGAAGTGATGCTGCGCGAGATCAACCTCTTTCCCGATTGGTTTGTGGCCAAAGAATTGGGCAAAACGCTCAATTTCAAACAGCGCCAATGGTGGCAGCAAACCGTGGATACGCTGTTGCCGCCCTTGCTGGCGCAACCGCAGGTGTATGTGCACCGCGACTTTATCGTGCGCAATCTGATGCTCACCCCCGGCCGCCCCGGCGTGCTTGATTTTCAAGATGCGCTCTACGGCCCGATCTCGTATGATTTGGTGTCGCTGTTGCGTGATGCGTTTATCGAGTGGGAAGAAGAATTCGTGCTCGATCTGGTTATCCGCTATTGGGAAAAAGCCCGTGCTGCCGGCCTGCCCGTGAGCGCCGATTTTGATGAATTCTACCGTTGGTTTGAATGGATGGGGGTACAGCGCCATCTGAAAGTGGCCGGCATTTTCGCACGGCTTTACCACCGCGACGGCAAAGAAAAATACCGCAGCGAAATTCCGCGCTTTCTCAACTACCTGCGCCGCGCATCCCGCCGCTACAACGATTTGGCGCCGCTGTATGCGCTGCTGGTCGATTTGGTGGGCGATGATGAATTGGAAACGGGGTTTACGTTTTAA
- a CDS encoding LPS-assembly protein LptD: MARLFSLKPLVLALSMGFGALATAQAADDLTLGSTCLKCSPEKLKSEAAAQAVPEIRRSGEEPLAADYTRITADEVQGQTQVRVRAEGDVIIERNNQVLNAEWVDYDQGRDIVTAGNTFTLYQNGTTVSGEHIEYSLAEGTGTATGARMESEHEGRRLQSVSESAQMQGSGRYKLINTKFNTCEPGDASWYIKAESIEADQNTGIGVAKNASLVFGGVPVLYTPWADFPLNGNRKSGLLVPIISFGSDGLELKTPYYLNLAPNYDATITPGIISSRGVQLGGQFRYLQPTYAGQMEGEWMPDDRRSEHNNRYHAKWQHQQQFTTSLSGGIDYNQVSDDDYYRDFYGRNDIARSVNLNRQAWLNHHTRIGGGTLDSYATVQKYQTLANSSGYKDEPYAIMPRLSSRWQKNIGNAQINAFGQFTRFEHDDKQSGNRVVVYPSVKWDFHNQWAYVRPKIGVHATYYDLDRFDGSTTRHNSRVLPIFNIDSGMTFERRAQAFGNDYIQTLEPRLFYNYIPTKSQNNLPNFDSSENSFTYEQLFRENLYSGNDRINSANSISTAVQTRILRPDTGAELFRAGIGQKFYIKNDNVLLDGSVSRYQRNRSDWIAFAHGNVSNSVRIDTDIHYNQNQTRVENFAAGIRYNPEAGKVLSARYKYGRNERIYLQDDGEYFYDKLSQIDLAAQWPIKQNIYAVARYNYALNVKRPLELLAGVEYKSGCGCWSASVVAQRYVTGLNDSKNAVFFNLQLKDLSNIGNNPFEQLRLAIPGYSKTNEVINP, from the coding sequence TTGGCTCGTTTATTTTCATTAAAACCGCTGGTGCTGGCATTAAGCATGGGCTTTGGCGCGCTGGCCACAGCGCAGGCCGCCGATGATTTGACGCTCGGCAGCACCTGCCTGAAATGTTCGCCCGAAAAGCTGAAAAGCGAAGCGGCGGCACAGGCCGTGCCTGAAATCCGCCGCAGCGGCGAAGAGCCTTTGGCGGCCGATTACACCCGCATTACCGCCGATGAGGTGCAGGGGCAGACACAGGTGCGCGTGCGGGCCGAAGGCGATGTGATTATCGAGCGCAACAATCAGGTGTTAAACGCCGAATGGGTGGATTATGACCAAGGCCGCGACATCGTGACCGCCGGCAATACCTTCACCCTGTATCAAAACGGCACCACCGTCAGCGGCGAGCATATCGAATACAGCCTGGCCGAAGGCACCGGCACCGCTACCGGCGCCCGTATGGAATCGGAGCACGAAGGCCGCCGTCTGCAAAGCGTGAGCGAAAGCGCCCAAATGCAGGGCAGCGGCCGCTATAAATTGATCAACACCAAATTCAACACCTGCGAGCCGGGCGATGCGAGCTGGTATATCAAAGCCGAAAGCATCGAGGCCGATCAAAACACCGGCATCGGCGTGGCCAAAAATGCCTCGCTGGTGTTTGGCGGCGTGCCAGTGCTTTATACGCCGTGGGCCGATTTTCCGCTCAACGGCAACCGCAAAAGCGGCCTGCTGGTGCCCATCATCAGTTTCGGTTCAGACGGCCTCGAATTGAAAACGCCGTATTATCTCAATCTTGCCCCCAATTACGATGCCACCATCACCCCCGGCATCATCAGCAGCCGCGGCGTGCAATTGGGCGGGCAGTTCCGCTATCTGCAACCCACCTATGCCGGCCAGATGGAAGGCGAATGGATGCCCGACGACCGCCGCAGCGAACACAACAACCGCTATCATGCCAAATGGCAGCACCAACAGCAGTTTACCACCTCGCTTTCAGGCGGCATCGATTACAATCAAGTGTCGGACGATGATTATTACCGCGATTTTTACGGCCGCAACGATATTGCCAGAAGCGTCAACCTCAACCGCCAGGCATGGCTGAACCACCACACCCGTATCGGCGGCGGCACGCTCGACAGCTACGCCACCGTGCAAAAATACCAAACGCTGGCCAACAGCAGCGGCTATAAAGACGAGCCTTATGCCATCATGCCGCGTTTGTCTTCACGCTGGCAGAAAAACATCGGCAATGCCCAAATCAACGCATTCGGCCAATTTACCCGCTTTGAGCACGACGACAAACAATCGGGCAACCGCGTGGTGGTTTACCCGAGCGTGAAATGGGATTTCCACAACCAATGGGCCTATGTGCGCCCGAAAATCGGTGTGCACGCCACCTATTACGACCTCGACCGTTTCGATGGCTCGACCACCCGCCACAACAGCCGTGTTTTGCCGATTTTCAATATCGATTCAGGCATGACTTTCGAGCGCCGCGCCCAAGCTTTTGGCAACGACTACATCCAAACCCTCGAACCGCGCCTGTTTTACAACTATATTCCGACCAAATCGCAAAACAACCTGCCCAATTTCGACAGCTCAGAAAACAGCTTTACCTATGAGCAGCTGTTTCGCGAAAACCTCTATTCGGGCAACGACCGCATCAATTCGGCCAACAGCATTTCCACCGCCGTACAAACGCGCATTCTCCGCCCCGACACCGGCGCCGAGCTGTTCCGCGCCGGCATCGGTCAGAAGTTTTACATCAAAAACGACAACGTCTTGCTCGACGGCAGCGTGAGCCGCTACCAACGCAACCGCTCCGATTGGATTGCCTTTGCCCACGGCAATGTGAGCAACAGCGTGCGCATCGATACCGACATCCACTATAATCAAAACCAAACCCGGGTGGAAAACTTCGCCGCCGGCATCCGCTACAACCCCGAAGCCGGCAAAGTGTTGAGCGCGCGCTATAAATACGGCCGCAATGAAAGAATCTATCTGCAAGACGACGGCGAATATTTTTACGACAAGCTCAGCCAAATCGATTTGGCCGCCCAATGGCCGATTAAGCAGAATATTTATGCGGTGGCGCGTTATAATTACGCACTCAACGTCAAGCGCCCGCTCGAGCTGCTGGCCGGTGTCGAATACAAAAGCGGCTGCGGCTGCTGGAGCGCCAGCGTGGTGGCCCAGCGCTATGTAACCGGCTTGAACGACAGCAAAAACGCCGTATTCTTCAATCTGCAATTGAAAGACTTGAGCAATATCGGCAACAACCCCTTCGAACAACTGCGCCTGGCCATTCCGGGCTACAGCAAAACCAACGAGGTCATCAACCCATGA
- a CDS encoding peptidylprolyl isomerase has product MKFKPLMLAAITGLAFSAAQAADIKLVDGIAAVVDSEVITYRDLNQGVATARRNLPKGTQISDEELRRQVLQQLVNQSLVVQAGKRRNLGASDAEIDEALAHTAQARKTTVAALYAQSARDGISRAAVRRNIADSIITQKVQQQAVMQNSRVSEPEIDAFISRAREQGVAVPEGEPVRQYRAQHILIKADSSNAAAAAEAEVRKLYDQARSGVDFAALARQYSQDGSAANGGDLGWFSDGVMVPQFEDAVHQLQPGQVSRPVRSQFGWHIIKLNDVRDSGTPEERQRNAVRQYIAQQKAEQATTGLLQELHQNGYIEIRQP; this is encoded by the coding sequence ATGAAATTCAAACCCCTGATGCTGGCCGCCATAACCGGCCTGGCCTTTTCTGCCGCCCAAGCCGCCGATATCAAGCTGGTCGACGGCATCGCCGCCGTGGTAGACAGCGAAGTGATTACCTACCGCGACCTCAACCAAGGAGTGGCCACCGCCCGCCGCAACCTGCCCAAAGGCACGCAGATCAGCGATGAAGAATTGCGCCGGCAGGTGTTGCAGCAACTGGTTAACCAATCATTGGTGGTGCAGGCCGGCAAACGCCGCAACCTCGGCGCCAGCGATGCCGAAATCGATGAAGCGCTGGCGCATACCGCACAAGCACGCAAAACCACAGTAGCCGCCCTGTATGCGCAGTCTGCCCGTGACGGCATCAGCCGCGCCGCCGTGCGCCGCAATATTGCCGACAGCATCATCACCCAAAAAGTGCAGCAACAGGCCGTGATGCAGAACAGCCGTGTGAGCGAGCCGGAAATCGATGCCTTTATCAGCCGCGCCCGCGAGCAGGGCGTGGCCGTGCCTGAAGGCGAGCCGGTGCGCCAATACCGCGCCCAACACATCCTGATTAAGGCCGACAGCAGCAATGCCGCCGCCGCCGCAGAGGCCGAAGTGCGCAAACTCTACGACCAAGCCCGTTCGGGTGTGGATTTTGCGGCGCTGGCACGACAATATTCGCAAGACGGCAGCGCTGCCAACGGCGGCGACTTAGGCTGGTTTAGCGACGGTGTGATGGTGCCGCAGTTTGAAGATGCCGTGCACCAGCTCCAGCCCGGCCAAGTGAGCCGCCCGGTACGCAGCCAGTTTGGCTGGCACATCATCAAGCTGAACGATGTCCGCGATTCGGGCACCCCCGAAGAGCGCCAGCGCAACGCCGTGCGCCAGTATATCGCCCAGCAGAAAGCCGAACAGGCCACCACCGGCTTGCTGCAAGAGCTGCATCAAAACGGCTATATCGAAATCCGCCAACCGTAA
- the mnmE gene encoding tRNA uridine-5-carboxymethylaminomethyl(34) synthesis GTPase MnmE, which translates to MSAPQPTIAAIATAPGRGGVGVIRLSGKDLLPLARTLSGGKTPKPRVALYTDFLDSEGQAIDNGLLLYFAAPASFTGEDVVELQGHGGPVVMQMLLQRCLELGARLAEPGEFTKRAFLNNKLDLAQAESVADLIDAGSQTAARMALRSLKGAFSEHIHQLVDDLITLRMLVEATLDFPEEDIDFLEAADAKGKLAALQSQLAQVLAGAEQGAILREGMNVVLVGAPNVGKSSLLNALAGDDVAIVTDIAGTTRDTVREQITLDGVPVHIIDTAGLRETDDVVEKIGIERSRKAVQQADVALILVDPREGINAATRTILESLPPAMKKIEIHNKIDLTGETAEMLSDGIHTQSGADTLIKLSAKHKTGLERLKQALLQQIGWQGESESLFLARSRHLHALNQAAAELENAALCSHNQIELLAEHLRLAQSACSEITGEFSADDLLGVIFSRFCIGK; encoded by the coding sequence ATGTCTGCACCCCAACCTACCATTGCCGCCATCGCCACCGCCCCCGGCCGCGGCGGCGTGGGCGTTATCCGCCTGTCAGGCAAAGATTTGCTGCCTTTGGCGCGAACCCTCAGCGGTGGCAAAACCCCCAAACCGCGCGTGGCGCTGTATACCGATTTTCTTGATTCGGAAGGCCAAGCAATCGACAACGGCCTGCTGCTTTATTTTGCCGCCCCCGCCAGCTTTACCGGCGAAGACGTGGTCGAATTGCAGGGGCACGGCGGGCCGGTGGTGATGCAGATGCTGTTGCAGCGCTGCTTAGAGCTGGGCGCGCGTTTGGCCGAGCCGGGCGAATTTACCAAACGCGCCTTTCTCAACAACAAGCTCGACTTGGCGCAGGCCGAAAGCGTGGCCGATTTGATTGATGCCGGCAGCCAAACCGCCGCCCGCATGGCCTTACGTTCGCTCAAGGGCGCGTTTTCCGAGCACATTCATCAGCTGGTAGACGATTTGATTACCCTGCGCATGCTGGTAGAAGCCACGCTCGATTTCCCCGAAGAAGACATCGATTTTCTCGAAGCCGCCGATGCCAAAGGCAAGCTGGCCGCACTGCAATCGCAGCTTGCCCAAGTGCTGGCCGGCGCCGAGCAGGGCGCGATTTTGCGCGAAGGCATGAACGTGGTGCTGGTGGGCGCGCCCAACGTGGGCAAATCCAGCCTGCTCAATGCGCTGGCCGGCGACGATGTGGCGATTGTAACCGACATCGCCGGCACCACCCGCGATACCGTGCGCGAACAAATTACCCTCGACGGCGTGCCGGTGCACATCATCGACACCGCCGGCTTGCGCGAAACCGATGACGTAGTAGAAAAAATCGGCATCGAGCGCAGCCGCAAAGCCGTGCAGCAAGCCGATGTGGCATTGATTCTGGTCGACCCGCGCGAAGGCATCAACGCCGCCACCCGCACCATTCTCGAGAGCCTGCCGCCGGCGATGAAAAAAATCGAAATCCACAACAAAATCGACCTTACCGGCGAAACCGCCGAAATGCTTTCAGACGGCATCCACACCCAAAGCGGCGCCGACACGCTGATCAAACTTTCGGCCAAACACAAAACCGGCCTCGAGCGGCTCAAACAGGCGCTGTTGCAGCAAATCGGCTGGCAGGGCGAAAGCGAGAGCCTGTTTCTCGCCCGCAGCCGCCATCTGCACGCCCTCAATCAGGCCGCCGCCGAGCTGGAAAACGCCGCCTTGTGCAGCCACAACCAAATCGAATTGCTGGCCGAACACCTGCGACTGGCACAATCGGCATGCAGCGAAATCACCGGCGAATTCAGCGCCGATGATTTGCTCGGCGTGATTTTTTCACGTTTCTGCATCGGCAAATAA
- a CDS encoding zinc ribbon domain-containing protein YjdM, with protein MNLPACPQCQSEYTYHDGVQLVCPECAHEWQEGDSTAEESLVIKDANGTALADGDTVVLIKDLKVKGSSQVIKQGTKVKGIRLQEGDHDIACKIDGSSMNLKSEFVKKA; from the coding sequence ATGAACCTGCCCGCCTGCCCGCAATGCCAATCCGAATACACATACCACGACGGTGTGCAACTGGTGTGCCCCGAATGCGCCCACGAGTGGCAGGAAGGCGACAGCACCGCCGAAGAAAGCCTTGTGATTAAAGACGCCAACGGCACCGCATTGGCAGACGGCGATACCGTGGTGCTGATTAAAGATTTGAAAGTCAAAGGTTCTTCACAAGTTATCAAACAAGGCACCAAAGTCAAAGGCATCCGCCTGCAAGAAGGCGATCACGACATTGCCTGCAAAATCGACGGCAGCAGCATGAATTTGAAATCGGAATTTGTGAAAAAGGCCTAG
- a CDS encoding FKBP-type peptidyl-prolyl cis-trans isomerase, which yields MNLIIEDIETGHGKEAVKGKEITVHYTGWLQDGSKFDSSLDRRQPLTIVLGAGQVIQGWDEGFGGMKEGGKRKLTIPPEMGYGAHGAGGVIPPNATLIFEVELLKVYE from the coding sequence ATGAACCTGATTATTGAAGATATCGAAACCGGCCACGGCAAAGAAGCTGTGAAAGGCAAAGAAATCACCGTGCACTACACCGGCTGGCTGCAAGACGGCAGCAAATTCGATTCCAGCCTCGACCGCCGCCAACCGCTCACCATCGTATTGGGCGCCGGCCAAGTGATTCAAGGCTGGGACGAAGGCTTCGGCGGCATGAAAGAAGGTGGCAAGCGCAAGCTGACCATTCCGCCGGAAATGGGCTATGGCGCGCACGGCGCCGGCGGCGTGATTCCGCCCAATGCCACACTGATTTTCGAAGTGGAGCTGCTGAAAGTATACGAATAA
- the ygiD gene encoding 4,5-DOPA dioxygenase extradiol, with protein MSNKMPAIFIGHGSPMLALEDNPFTPQWRRAAQQMPKPEAVLVVSAHWVSDGVTETTADAHELIYDFYGFPKALYQVRYPAKGSRQLAEQVQQQISQPAVAADNKRGLDHGTWAVLKHMYPQADIPVVQLSLDANLSMQQHIELAKQLKPLRKQGILILGSGNLIHNLRLMDRQRADEPFAYDWAVRAQEILLALVKSGDLDALANYRALGGDVQKAIPTAEHYLPLLYILALQENDDALDIFNTGFVGGSLDMTCVQVG; from the coding sequence ATGAGCAACAAAATGCCGGCGATTTTTATCGGGCACGGTTCGCCGATGCTGGCGCTTGAAGACAACCCGTTTACCCCGCAATGGCGGCGCGCGGCGCAGCAGATGCCGAAGCCGGAAGCAGTTTTGGTGGTTTCCGCACATTGGGTTTCAGACGGCGTGACAGAAACAACGGCAGACGCACATGAGCTGATTTATGATTTTTACGGCTTTCCGAAAGCCCTTTACCAAGTACGCTACCCGGCCAAGGGCAGCAGGCAGTTGGCAGAGCAAGTGCAGCAACAAATCAGCCAGCCGGCTGTTGCGGCAGACAACAAACGGGGTTTGGATCACGGCACCTGGGCGGTGTTGAAGCATATGTATCCGCAAGCCGATATCCCGGTGGTGCAGCTGAGCCTTGATGCAAATTTGAGCATGCAGCAGCACATCGAGCTGGCCAAACAGCTCAAACCGTTGCGCAAACAAGGCATTTTGATTTTAGGCAGCGGCAATTTAATCCACAATCTGCGTTTGATGGACAGGCAGCGCGCCGATGAACCATTTGCTTACGATTGGGCGGTGCGGGCGCAGGAAATTTTGCTGGCGCTGGTCAAGTCGGGCGATTTAGATGCGCTGGCAAACTATCGGGCGTTGGGCGGCGACGTGCAAAAAGCCATCCCGACCGCAGAGCATTATCTGCCGCTGCTGTATATTTTGGCCTTGCAGGAAAACGATGATGCGCTCGATATCTTCAATACCGGCTTTGTCGGCGGCTCATTGGATATGACTTGTGTGCAAGTCGGATAA
- a CDS encoding DUF2061 domain-containing protein, with protein sequence MLKTITFAILHFSVAFSVAYLLTGSIGISSAVALIEPMANTVVFYFHEKAWNRYERKKGIMARRKKGKFPLHQCVGN encoded by the coding sequence ATGTTAAAAACCATCACTTTCGCCATTTTGCATTTCAGCGTGGCCTTCAGCGTGGCTTATCTGTTAACCGGCAGCATCGGTATTTCCAGTGCAGTGGCATTGATTGAGCCGATGGCCAACACGGTGGTGTTTTATTTTCATGAAAAAGCCTGGAACCGCTACGAGCGCAAAAAAGGCATTATGGCGCGCCGTAAAAAAGGCAAATTTCCGCTGCATCAATGCGTGGGCAACTGA
- a CDS encoding D-2-hydroxyacid dehydrogenase, which yields MMSLNIAVLERETLADRPFGFDFEHKLREFSSTESANTAACIAGADVLISNKVPITAEHIAANPQLKLIAVAATGVNNIDLEAARSAGVTVCNIRAYGNESVAEHAFMLMIALMRNLPAYQRDVAAGLWEQSPFFCHFGAPMRDLNRKTLAIFGRGGIGNTLAGYARAFGMNVIFGEHKHADRVREGYVAFDEAIRNADVVSLHCPLNEQTADMIDEAELQQMKPGAILINCGRGGLVNETALVAALKYGGLGGAGFDVLTEEPPRNGNPLLKARLPNLIVTPHMAWGSQEAQNRLFDILVDNINCFVAGKPQNVVA from the coding sequence ATGATGAGCCTGAATATTGCTGTATTAGAGCGTGAAACCTTGGCAGATCGGCCGTTTGGCTTTGATTTTGAACATAAATTGCGCGAATTCAGCAGCACTGAATCGGCTAATACCGCTGCCTGTATTGCCGGTGCCGATGTGCTGATCAGCAACAAAGTTCCGATTACCGCCGAGCACATCGCCGCTAATCCTCAGCTCAAACTGATTGCCGTTGCCGCTACCGGAGTCAACAATATCGACCTTGAAGCCGCCCGCAGCGCCGGGGTAACCGTATGTAATATCCGCGCTTACGGCAACGAATCGGTAGCCGAACATGCTTTTATGCTGATGATTGCACTGATGCGCAACCTGCCCGCTTATCAGCGCGATGTTGCCGCCGGTTTGTGGGAGCAATCGCCGTTTTTCTGCCATTTCGGCGCGCCGATGCGTGATTTGAACCGCAAAACGCTGGCCATCTTCGGCCGCGGCGGCATCGGCAATACGCTGGCGGGTTACGCTCGGGCCTTTGGTATGAATGTGATTTTCGGCGAACACAAACATGCCGACCGCGTGCGCGAAGGTTATGTTGCTTTTGATGAAGCCATCCGCAACGCCGATGTGGTGTCGCTGCATTGCCCACTCAACGAACAAACCGCCGATATGATTGATGAAGCCGAATTGCAGCAGATGAAGCCCGGCGCCATTCTGATTAACTGCGGCCGCGGCGGCCTGGTCAATGAAACCGCGCTGGTGGCGGCTTTGAAATATGGCGGGCTCGGCGGCGCCGGCTTTGATGTGCTCACCGAAGAGCCGCCGCGCAACGGCAATCCGCTGCTCAAAGCGCGGTTGCCCAATCTGATTGTTACCCCGCACATGGCTTGGGGCAGCCAGGAAGCGCAAAACCGGCTGTTTGATATTTTGGTGGATAACATCAATTGCTTTGTTGCGGGTAAGCCGCAAAACGTAGTGGCATAA
- the gnd gene encoding decarboxylating NADP(+)-dependent phosphogluconate dehydrogenase gives MKGDIGVIGLAVMGQNLILNMNDKGFKVVAFNRTTSKVDDFLNGPAKGSNVIGAHSLEELVSKLESPRKIMLMVRAGAVVDEFIEKLVPLLDKGDIIIDGGNANYPDSTRRTRELAEKGIRFVGAGVSGGEEGARHGPSIMPGGNEEAWPHVKPILQAIAAKTPQGEPCCDWVGREGAGHFVKMVHNGIEYGDMQLICEAYQFMKDGLGLNHDEMHEIFKLWNTTELDSYLIQITADILGFKDENGAPLVEKILDTAGQKGTGKWTGINALDLGIPLTLISEAVFARCVSAFKDQRVAAAKLFESRVTPVEGSKTEWVEALREALLASKIISYAQGFMLIREASEVNDWALNYGNTALLWREGCIIRSAFLGNIRDAYEADPDLVFLGADNYFRNILENCMSAWRKVVAKSIEAGIPMPCMASALTFLDGYTTERLPANLLQAQRDYFGAHTYERTDKPRGEFFHTNWTGKGGDTASTTYDV, from the coding sequence ATGAAAGGCGACATCGGCGTTATCGGTTTGGCCGTAATGGGTCAGAACCTGATTCTCAACATGAACGACAAAGGTTTCAAAGTCGTCGCTTTCAACCGCACCACTTCAAAAGTGGATGATTTTCTCAACGGCCCGGCCAAAGGCAGCAATGTTATCGGCGCCCATTCTTTAGAAGAATTGGTCAGCAAACTTGAAAGCCCGCGCAAAATCATGCTGATGGTGCGTGCCGGTGCGGTGGTTGACGAATTCATTGAAAAACTGGTGCCGCTTTTAGATAAAGGCGACATCATCATCGACGGCGGCAATGCCAATTATCCCGATTCCACCCGCCGCACCCGCGAGCTGGCCGAAAAAGGCATTCGTTTTGTCGGCGCAGGCGTATCCGGCGGTGAAGAAGGCGCCCGCCACGGCCCCTCAATTATGCCCGGCGGCAACGAAGAAGCCTGGCCGCATGTGAAACCGATTTTGCAGGCCATCGCCGCCAAAACACCGCAAGGCGAGCCGTGTTGCGACTGGGTCGGCCGCGAAGGTGCCGGCCATTTTGTGAAAATGGTGCACAACGGCATCGAATACGGCGATATGCAGCTGATTTGCGAAGCCTACCAGTTTATGAAAGACGGCCTGGGCTTGAACCATGACGAAATGCACGAAATTTTCAAACTCTGGAACACCACCGAGCTCGACAGTTACCTGATTCAGATTACCGCCGATATCCTGGGCTTTAAAGATGAAAACGGCGCACCGCTGGTTGAAAAAATTCTCGATACCGCCGGTCAGAAAGGCACCGGCAAATGGACCGGCATCAACGCGCTCGACCTCGGCATTCCGCTGACACTGATTTCCGAAGCCGTGTTTGCCCGTTGCGTATCCGCATTTAAAGATCAGCGCGTTGCCGCCGCCAAATTGTTTGAAAGCCGCGTCACACCGGTTGAAGGCAGCAAAACCGAATGGGTGGAAGCCCTGCGCGAAGCCTTGTTGGCCTCAAAAATCATTTCTTACGCACAAGGCTTTATGCTGATCCGCGAAGCCAGCGAAGTGAACGATTGGGCGCTCAATTACGGCAACACCGCCTTGCTGTGGCGCGAAGGCTGCATCATCCGCAGCGCTTTCTTAGGCAATATCCGCGATGCTTATGAAGCCGATCCCGATTTGGTGTTCCTCGGTGCCGACAACTATTTCCGCAATATTTTAGAAAACTGCATGAGCGCCTGGCGCAAAGTGGTGGCCAAATCCATCGAAGCCGGCATCCCCATGCCCTGCATGGCTTCGGCATTAACCTTCCTCGACGGTTATACCACCGAACGCCTGCCTGCCAACCTGCTGCAAGCCCAGCGCGATTATTTCGGCGCCCACACTTATGAGCGCACCGACAAACCGCGCGGCGAGTTTTTCCACACCAACTGGACCGGCAAAGGCGGCGATACCGCATCCACCACTTATGATGTTTGA